The region CAGAGACTGAACCTGgaggaatagatgttctctgAGGCCGCGCCGTATGCACTGGGGGATATACATGGAGGTTACTACTAATGTAcatctgtatgtgctgcaggaatttAATAATGAAGATttgagcattaaaaaaaaaagaagtattgtatgtatttttttatggacTGGTATATGATTGTGACAATTGTGGAGCGGCTGTAGTGAAACACACCCAGGTGCAACATAGGATCCTGTTCACACTGTTATACTGTTGGATCCTGTTCACACTGttgtacatacacatactgtacattcatcATAAACACACATATTGTACATATATCATACAAACATACTGTACttgcatgcatatatatatgcatcatgcacacatactgtacatgcatcatatacacatactgttcatacatcatatatacacgctgtacatgcatgcatacatacatcctttaaacacacatagtacaattactgagcacattacagacaaacacactttatacacatacactttCACACTGCATGCTTGCATCTACATTTCTCATACACAGAAAGGCagtcagacacacacacacactcttattaTGAAGAAACTCCTGGTTGTCAGCAGCTCCATGccttcctcctccatcttcctccttGTCCTGGCACTGAGTTcttccgcccctccccctcctcctcccatgcacCAACAGGAGAGAACAAGAAGGGGaggaaataggaccctaacaggaCCCCAGACTGCAGGCTTACTGCAGTTCTGCTTTAATCTTTCTAAAGGTCCAGGCACCGGGTTCTTCCTCCCCTTCTCCCCTGCACccacagcagaggagagcagatagGGGAGGAAACAGCACCCCGGACTGCTGGCTCAGTGCAGTTCTCCCAAATCAGCCATCACAGCTGATTGGGAGAACTGCAGAGAAACAGGAAGTAGCAAGGGAGCCCAGCGGGCCCCCAGTAGCTAGGGGCCCGGCTGCCATGGCGTCcggtgcgacccctatagctacgccactgtttgtACATTTTCTCACATTTTAAAAGGCAAACTTTCATAAACTTACCTCCACAATGGGATAAAAACAGTAGCTCCAATACCAAAAATTCTTATCAATGTGATCTGTAAGGTGGGATTCAGGTGGAAATGGATGAAAGGTTTCCCTTTTTTCAGTGTCCCTGGAGTCTCCGGCTATAACCCCCATTTTTTCCATGCACTGACCCAGTGCTAGGTCCTCCACAGATGTGGTGTGCTGGCAAACTCCAGTACGGAATCCTTCCACAAATCTGTTCAGAGCTTCCTTACTAAGTACATATCCAGCCCCACCACTCATGTAGCCCTGCTTCATAAATGGTTTGAAGCGCTTGCCAAAATAGATAGGCTGATCTGCAGTATAATTTGAGAGCATCCAACGCAAATTGTCCACCACAACATATGTGTCATCATCCGCTTTAAAAAACCAGTCAGCTTGATCGAAGTAGTTCTTGTGTACATATTGAAAAGCTCGAATGGTCTTCCAGTAAAGCTGATCTCGTCCTTCCTTGGTGCCTAAACCAATGGTAGGAAAGCTGGTATTGGAGGTGGAGCTCATGAAAAGGGCGACATTG is a window of Dendropsophus ebraccatus isolate aDenEbr1 chromosome 5, aDenEbr1.pat, whole genome shotgun sequence DNA encoding:
- the LOC138792662 gene encoding glycoprotein-N-acetylgalactosamine 3-beta-galactosyltransferase 1-like — its product is MTFICGKTSWLAFNLGILAGFFTIFFLVHSISNSVRMEAPLAIQSWKRIEAMSVLLPHTHDSGSSKVSDDLSRKVRILCWIMTGPKNLDSKAIHLKYSWTRHCNVALFMSSTSNTSFPTIGLGTKEGRDQLYWKTIRAFQYVHKNYFDQADWFFKADDDTYVVVDNLRWMLSNYTADQPIYFGKRFKPFMKQGYMSGGAGYVLSKEALNRFVEGFRTGVCQHTTSVEDLALGQCMEKMGVIAGDSRDTEKRETFHPFPPESHLTDHIDKNFWYWSYCFYPIVEGPQCCSDLAISFHYVDPKLMHILEYLVYHLRAYGYKYRYQPPLPEAAERLPVHYEKKSSREVKPVNTSETSLS